In Papaver somniferum cultivar HN1 chromosome 9, ASM357369v1, whole genome shotgun sequence, the genomic stretch ATAACAAAGGGTCCAAACCAAAAAACAGAGTTTCAAGAAAAGAGTATATCTGTGTGTACGTGCATGTGTACGGATGGGGCTTAAACACATTTCAGAGCAAACTGTTTACAGGTTTGCAGATGAAATTAGGCATAATGGTGTTTGGGATATGAAGTTCACATCTTTGCAATAGGTAATGTTAGTTGCTTCTGctaatattttttgttttctattttctgCCTGTTTGagaaattttctttatgatcaatTAAAATATTGGAGTACAAAAAACTTGCGGCATGATTTCCTTTGTTTCTGGAGTATATGTCAATCAAATTTGGGTTTTGAAGTAGTAGTTCTAAGGGTTTTGATAAGCATCCTACTTTGCCTGGAAGAGGACCTTGGTCCAGTATTGCCTTTGTATACTTCGTTTTGCCCTCACAcgttagttttttaattttttactcTCCCGAAGATGAGCAGGGGAGAAAAATAAGAGTATTCATCTTATTAGTCTTGTTTCGCTCGAAAAAATAAGAGTATTCATCTTAAGGCAAAACATAATACAGGTGTTTATGTGAAAAATCTAAATGAAATGTCTAAATAGTCTTGTTTCGCTCAAAGCATTAGGAGAAAAATCTAGAAAAAGAATATATTGGGAGATTAGTTCACAGCTCCGAAAATTGCAATCACTTACTTCCGTGCAATCGTGCATTGCTGCTACTCTTAGTTGTTAGCTGCGTATTATGCTGACAACTAAATCCCTTAAGCAAAATCACTTCAATATAAACTTGAATGTATTttgggctttttacaaaaataggcctgtTTTTCTTATGGTTTTCAAAACTAggcatgtttttttatttattgcaaaactaggcaagttttgaccaaaagtgatggatggaaagttagcatcATTAGATgtaactaaaaagacctaaaagtcctttgAATCGATTATTGTGACCCAACCAGATGTGTGTTGACTCTGTATACGTCACCCCATAGTGCGTATGCGGCACCGCTTACGTGAcactcttatcttcttctccataaatGAACATCTCCACAACCACATAATTCTGCTTCTCTTCGTTTTCAGGTCTGAAAAAATGGATGGTGGTATGAATGATAAAGCAAGTGCTTCAAGTCGTATGATAGTGTGTTTAATGTGTGAAATAGAAGAAGATCATGAAACAAAGGCATGTCCATGGGTTTATTCAAGGTGCAAACATGTACCTTGTAATGGAGTAAGAGCTTTGTTGAGGTCTAAAACAGATGTAAGTAATGGAAAATTGTTCTTGAAATGCTTTAATCCTACCTGCAACTACTTTGAGTGGTTTTCTCAAACTTCTTCCCATTCTTCAGCACTTCCAATCAAGCTTCCATCAACTCATGGTTGTATTGCCTGTGGAGAAGACAATCATAGTGTTACAAGCTATCCACTGAAGCTTCAAAAATGCTTTAAAGACAACTGCAACTCTCAATTAGAACTGAAGATATGCAAAAAACAACATAATTTCAACATAGCATACCTTGCGTGCAAGAAGAAATCCTGTGATGCATTCACATGGGCTTCAGATGCTCTTGTCATTGAAAGCAAAGAAACAATGAAGGGTAAAGTGTAtgaaatatgcaaggaatttaagaaaaatctgaaaATGTAGCCTGTAACAATTTTATAATAAATTTAATATTTTAACTTCAGAACTTGCATTGTCTTACAAAAGCATCCATTCATCCATTTACAAAAGACCATAaccaaattgaaacacaaaatcAACCATATTGTTCAGATCCAgtcacaaaacaaaaataaaagagaccAACACAAACATAGAATCAGATTTTCATGtacttctttggtttcttctttccctttggaTCTGCAACTGTGAAGGCGACTTTGTTGTTAACAGATCCAACATGTTTGTTAGTCTGATTGAAAGCAGGTTGAGAAGAAGCCTTTCTCTTTCTCCCTTGGCATGATTTTGCAGCCTCTTGTTTAGATGATTCACCAACACATGTTTTGGAATCTTTGTTGTTCTTCATTCCATCCTTAGCAGTAGTAGATGCACATGCAGAAGCACTAACAACTGGTTTCTTTCTGTTGTACTTCATTTTTGATGGTTCAGGGACATAAATAGATGATGTTGAGCCATCAACACAGGTTCTAGGTTTGTCTCCCTTTGTATTCATTCCAACCTCTCCACCAGCACAAGTTATTGCATAGTTACCATAAATCCACACTTCTTacactttttcattttcttcacactTCCAGCTTCATCATAGGAAGGAATCCTCTTCTTCCTTGGCCTTCCAGTTTTCCTTATGATAACAGGAGGATTAATGAACTCTACCAGTATATTCtacacaaaaaaagaaagaaagagaagatatTGGTTAAGATATGAAACCCTTAAAGGTTGTGTACTATATAAAGCATGTATGAAGCCCTAAAAGAATCTTTGTTATTATCATATATTTATTGCACAATAATCAATATCTTTATCTTTAGTAAAACTAATGCTCTTACCCAGTCAATTTCAGCTGACAGTGGTTCAAACTCTGGAGCATATGTCTTTTTGTAGTATTCCACACTATACACAGGGTCACAGTAGCTACAACATGAAATCAGACAAGATTTCAGTTTACAAGAttgagaaagtaaaaataaagggaacataacaaatcaaaacatGGGAATGAAACCCTGGAATGAAAAGAGAGTGTGACTTACTCAGCCCAGTTTGGTCTCAAAGGTGTTAAAGCACATACAACATGTTGACAGGGAAATCCCCTCAGCTGCCACTGCAAACAACTACATGTCTTTTTGGGAAGATTCACAATAAACACAGCATCATGAAAACTCCTGACCTCATACACCTTTCCCCTTACAGCTCCAATTAACTCAAACAGATGATTTAAGTCCTACATCTTTGTAATCAGCTTCATTGCCTTTGGAACTATCTGACCATCCTGCCACTTTCACTTTCATTCCTCCTCTTGAAGAAAAGACCCATCACCAGTTTATTATACATTTATCCAAGTGTAATGATAGGCTTATCCCTGAAGAGCTTGGCCATGTTGTTGAAAGATTCTGAGAAATTATTGTTAATGTGCTCACActtgctatcatttgagaaatgAGACCTAGACCAACATTCAGTTTTTTGATCTAGGAGATACAATGCTGCCTTTTCATCCTCAACAAACAATTTATCCATGTGTTGctaaaaacaaacataaatagTATCAAACTCATGTTTGTAATACTTGCAATCGCAATTACATTATATTGTTTAGAGAAATGAGCATACCTGATAGTGTCTCTTCTTGTAAAATTTGGCAGCATTCCAGAAATGAGTGTGTAAGCTGAATGACTTGAAATACTTCTTGAAATTCTTCATCAAATGTCTGCCAAGTAGCCAAGTAGTAGTTAGTCATTGAATTGATATTATTAGGAAATATTAATAAAGGAAACAAATTAACAATAATATAACATTACCTGAAACATAATATGTGCTCATCCAAGCAGAAGTATTTGTCACAAGCTTCACTAATCCCCTTCTGCTTGTCTGATATAATGATGAAATGCAAGTCTTCACCCAGTATAGCTTTCAAGTCTTTGAGAAATATCTTCCAGTTCTCAATGGTTTCATTCCTACACACCATTATACCAAGAGGAACTAAACCATTCTGACCATCTAAACCTGTTGCAACCAGTAACAAACCACCATACTTCCCATACAAATGGAAAGCATCCAATCCAATGATTTTCCTACACCCATCCAAGAATCCTTTTATAGCAGGCTTGAAACTAGCTACACTTCCTGGCAATTTTTTCTGCAATTACAACAAAGTAATGTTAATGCCATATAATTTGTAATATTAAGTCATGTTGCTCTAACTAAAGACAAACATTAACAATCAAACAATAAAATAATgttaccttcaccatttcacaaaATGCAGGAATTTTCTTGTACTGCTCCTTCTAGCTGCCATAAATATTGTGCAACACAATATTTCTTGCTCTCCAGGTTGTGTAGTACTTAATGTTCaccttcattgttttgttgaactaATTTTCCAATTACTCAGGATCAAGGATGTTGTTTTTGTTGCCAAGAGTCTCCAACCTTTCCATGTACCAATCAGCTACAAATGTTGGATTTGTACATCTGTTCTCCCCTTTAACATTTCCATTGCATGTGTGCTTCAGATTCCAACTTCACAGAGTAAATGTAGTTCCTTCACCCTTCATAACTCTTCCATAAATGAACGTAGGACACTTGGTCTTCTGATTATGAATGCACTTCACCCTAATCTTGTAGTTGTTTGAATCACTAAACTTAACCTGATGTTTATGCTTTACACAGTAGGCTCTCAAATGCTTTCTTGCTGACAAACTTGCTTCCCTTCACTAGGCTATAAGGATCCACTTGTTGAAAAGTAACTCCCTCAGGGAACATCTCCTCAGCTTCCTCCTCCATAAAATGTTGTGCATGGTCTTCCTTAGACTGTGTGTTATCATGAGGTTTTGAACATTTAGGCCCATCAGTCTTGCTGCTTTCTGATACTATAAGTTTAAGCCCATCATTCTTGTTGGTTTCTGATACAAATTCCCCAAAACAAATGATTCAGTTAGAGttcaaacaaacataacaaacaaacaaaaaataagaaaaacaaaagactacaaaataaatgacaatttaccttcttcttctctgtcagaGACCAGGTCCTCATAATGGTCCTCTACAAAACCATAGAGATAAGGGCATTAGTACTAAACAAATCTAAAATCAAACCCAACAAAGTTTAAAAAAAGATAGAAGCAATGAATTACCTTCCTTGTCATTCTCAACCTCCACCTCCCCAAAGTTTGGATCACCACCATCACTTTcagcatcatcaccatcacttGCAACATCCATATCATCATTTGCACCATCATCACTTCTCTTACTTGCAGTACCATCTGAAAGATACTCATTCTCAACTTTTGGTAGAAACTTATTGTAACTCTTGGTATCCTTCTCTTCGCTTTATTTGTCTGATATATTGTTCAGGAAATACTCATCATCAGGAttacattcatcttcttctacattCTTCAATTGCAAGACATACTCATCACTTTTCTTGTACTCTTGGGCAACTGCAAACAAATCTTCCACCACTTCTTCTTGTGTTGTAGCTTCAACCCAAAAGTCATGATTGGAATATTCCTCAAATCCAAGTATCTCATTAATTTGTTCAGCTCCACCAGCATTACTGTGTTGAGTCAATTCTTCAGGTTCAGCTACACTAGCTTCCAAAACAGGATTATTTTCAGCTACACGAACTTGTGTTTGTTGAGTAAACTGTGGAATATAAACATCTccatcatcaacatcttcatcagaAACATCTTGACTACGAGCTAAATCAATGAATACTTTAgtaggattcttcttcttcatcctagGTATTCTTTGACTTCTTCTAACTGTCTTGCCATCCCTAAATCTCTTTGTTATTGTCTTATGTAATGAACCACTAGAACCAACTGGTTTAGGTGGAGTCTTAGAGACTGGCTTTTTTGGAGTCACATTCTTTTTGGGTGTCATCTATGGTGGAGGAGGCTGTGAATATGCAGTAACCTGAGATACATCTATCTCACCATTCTCATCTAGTGGCATCACTTACAAATACAATGTAatccaaccatgttcatcttGAGTTGCATTTTCCCAGAAAAACCAAAACTCTTCATCATTAATGATGTTTGATGGTAGGCATTGATCAACATACCATAGAAGGTCCAATGTCTCCCTACTGGTTAATCTCAACATAGGACTAATCCTAGACTTTAACTGATTTATACCCATATCTTCTCTGGACAAACTCTTAAACTCAATACACATAGCAGTGTTGATTAGATCCTTCACCTTAATATCTCTGGTTGGAAATATGTCGTGTTGAACCTCATTTATAACCTCTTGAACCACTTGCTTTCTACAATtaagaacaacaaaatatataTCAGACAAATTCTAGAACCATAAAAACTCTAGAAATCagttatcacacaaaccataaaaaaccatagaaatcaatttcaataaatcaTTATTAGCAGAACCCAATTTTGAAATtaagaaaccctagaaaattaTCAGTATAACTTCATTATCAGCAGACCAAATTCGAACTTCATTATCAAAAAAATTTAATGAACAAATTCGAACTTCATTAAAcatagaaaaccctagaaatctaaaCACCGACAAACCCAAATAAATCAACCTTACAAACAAAACCCATAATATGTTCATCACTGAAACGTTAAAATCAACCatgaaacctaaaaaaacagattaGCGTTTTTTGTTACCTCTCTGTAGAACGCTTCTTCCGTCTCGTCATCTTCACCAGCAGGAAATCTTCAATTTGTTCTTAGAATCTCAACTAACAAAACACTGTTTCACTGATTTATCTCTCTACTATAAACCCTCTCTAATgaacaagagagaagaagaaactaaatgaATCGATTTCTCTCTATGTCTTCTCTTAGTCCTTACACCTTCCCGCGCTGTCGATAATAACATTGAAGAACTATCATGGCCGTTCAATTAATCCTCTAGATGTCGTGTTAGTTAGATTAGGCTCTCAGATAGCAACACATGGACATCTTATCGAGACACGTGGACATCTTATCTAAtgtgactgacacacacgtgtgaaggacatttcagtaatcttagCACATCcatgagatctccctatatgatattttggcgagatattgacgaGTCAACCCGATAAATTGACCAAGAtagttaaagtggatggaatccgtttaacttgcctagttttgcaataaataaaaaaacaggcctaCAAACGAAAATGAGGGTCCAAAACAGGCCTATTTCTGCATATACTCCATGTATTTTTTTTGTAAGCACTTACAGAGTACTTAAATcccttaaataaaataaaaacttgaATGTATGTAATTTTATTCTGGGTTTGATGGACTCCTTCTTTTTGAGGAGAAAGGTTAATCTTCATTAATCAAGAAGATCATGAACAAGaaaagaggaaaaaagaaaaagaaaaaattggcagaAATAAGGGCTCTTGTTGATGTACACGCTCACCTAAAGATACAAAAAGTTCAAACCGAAGATCTTGATAATTTGGGCTTAGACACCAATACAGAGGTCAGAAGCTACCTACTCATTCACATTTCACACCAGAAAACAGTTCAAATAAGTTACGTTCAACTGAGCAGCTTCCCTAAAATAGGTTCATTCAAGAAATTGTTTTCTGGAGCCAACTTTTCTTGAATGGATGAAATCTTTGCTTCAGCTTTCCTTATCTCAATAATGACCTTTGAAGTTTCTCGAAGAAGTTCTTCTTTTCTTGCCAAAAGATCTACATATTTTACCTGCGTTGCGTCCAATTCTTTTTCATAGATTTCAATGTCTTTACGTATTCCTGAAGAAGACTTCCAAATGTTCTTAACTTCATCAAACTTCTTTCGAAGCCATTCAATATTGAATCCCAGATTCTCAGCATCTTCGATGTCTCCTTCCCATGTTTCCAGCAGCGCTTCACTTAAATCTGCACCTCGCGCAGCTTCCATTGTAGAGATAATCTTCAACAAGCTAGTAACAAATGCCACTAACACAGTATAATTTGACTTGATGACTTTCCTTGTCCCCATATGCCCATACTTATGAAAGATCTTCTTATATAAAGCTGCATACTCTTTTGGGATTTTAAAGTTGTCaacaaactcaaattcttcatcactCCGTCGACCAGAAACACTTGTGGAGATATCATCCACAGTTGGAGATTTAGCGGAGGATGTCATCTTTGCAGATTCAATAGGTTCAGCGAAGAATGTCATCTTTACAGCTTCAATAGGTTCCCCAACATACCCAAAATCTTCAATGGATTCATCAGACTCGGCTTGCATGTTGTCCTGACCGTCTTCCAATTCATCTGATGCAGCTTGCATGTGATCCTGGTCGTCTTCTGTAACACATTCCTGGATCAGGGGAACCGGACTGGTTGGAAAAGAATTACATCTTGATATACACAGGTGCTCCCGTTTATTTCTACAAACTGTGTTTATTTCCCGAGAGCCAGATGCTTCTGcaatcatcttcatcttttttGATGAAGAAACAGGAGACTGTAAAACGTACACA encodes the following:
- the LOC113311515 gene encoding MATH domain and coiled-coil domain-containing protein At3g58240-like codes for the protein MTFFAEPIESAKMTSSAKSPTVDDISTSVSGRRSDEEFEFVDNFKIPKEYAALYKKIFHKYGHMGTRKVIKSNYTVLVAFVTSLLKIISTMEAARGADLSEALLETWEGDIEDAENLGFNIEWLRKKFDEVKNIWKSSSGIRKDIEIYEKELDATQVKYVDLLARKEELLRETSKVIIEIRKAEAKISSIQEKLAPENNFLNEPILGKLLS